Proteins encoded together in one Shewanella oneidensis MR-1 window:
- a CDS encoding formyl transferase, whose protein sequence is MIKVLLLCGNSQSSRIVYNSLKDVFLFELVIIEKKPSSKLMIKRRIKKLGFLRTFGQVCFIFFNKLLSNIDKGKIVKLLDKYQLSDEYFPNANIKNVSSINEPDVVALIKSVAPDVIIVNGTRIISNKLINSVGVPMINTHMGITPKYRGVHGGYWALANDDTQNCGVTVHLVDEGVDTGGVLYQDTIKPSSEDTFNTYPLHQIAAAIPLIKKAIVDIYNRDVKTQPGIEPSILWYHPTLYQYFYNRMIKGVK, encoded by the coding sequence ATGATTAAAGTTTTACTTCTTTGTGGTAACAGTCAGTCTTCCAGAATTGTCTATAACAGCTTAAAGGATGTGTTTTTATTTGAGCTTGTCATTATTGAAAAAAAGCCTTCTAGCAAATTAATGATAAAACGAAGAATTAAAAAATTGGGCTTTTTAAGAACTTTCGGCCAGGTTTGTTTTATATTTTTCAATAAACTCCTTTCGAACATCGACAAAGGTAAGATTGTTAAACTGCTTGATAAATATCAGCTGAGCGATGAATATTTTCCCAATGCTAATATCAAAAATGTTTCGAGTATTAATGAACCTGATGTTGTTGCTTTGATAAAATCTGTAGCTCCAGATGTAATTATTGTAAACGGAACGAGGATCATCAGTAATAAGTTAATTAATTCAGTTGGTGTGCCAATGATTAATACGCACATGGGTATTACACCCAAATACCGTGGAGTTCATGGTGGCTATTGGGCACTTGCTAATGACGACACCCAGAATTGTGGTGTTACTGTGCATTTAGTCGATGAAGGTGTGGATACAGGCGGTGTGCTTTATCAAGATACAATTAAACCTTCCTCAGAGGATACCTTTAATACGTACCCTTTGCATCAAATCGCAGCGGCTATACCACTCATAAAGAAAGCTATCGTTGATATATATAACCGCGATGTAAAAACACAACCAGGTATTGAACCTTCTATATTGTGGTATCATCCAACGTTATACCAGTATTTTTATAACCGGATGATTAAAGGTGTTAAATAA
- a CDS encoding polysaccharide deacetylase family protein, which yields MAINYGVFTISLDFEMYWGVRDKRAISDYAVNLEGIRPAIAGMLDIFTEFNVHATWATVGFLFFRNSEHLSANLPKAIPTYTDINLSPYEYIKNKKLDDRYHFAPDLIQKIISTSGQEVASHTFSHYYCLEDGQTIDQFESDLALAVDTASRLGYKLSSLVFPRNQWNSEYLSVLNKYNIKSFRGNELNWMNSASGQEGQSYFKRAARLLDSYINISGFNTHDISTCLENKPFNFPSSRFLRPYNKKLSFFDCLKLRRIKKAMTHAAKNNELFHLWWHPHNFGAETSKNLDMLREILDHYQYLNKNFGMRSLNMEELSFLEKAYD from the coding sequence ATGGCTATTAATTATGGTGTTTTCACCATATCCTTAGATTTTGAAATGTATTGGGGTGTTCGTGATAAGAGAGCTATTTCTGATTATGCAGTAAATTTAGAAGGTATTCGACCTGCTATTGCTGGTATGTTGGATATATTTACAGAGTTCAATGTTCACGCTACTTGGGCTACTGTTGGCTTTCTTTTCTTTAGGAATTCTGAACATTTGTCAGCGAATTTACCTAAAGCTATTCCAACATACACGGACATTAATCTATCTCCCTATGAATACATAAAAAATAAAAAGCTCGATGACCGTTATCATTTTGCACCTGATTTAATTCAAAAGATAATTTCTACAAGTGGACAAGAAGTTGCGTCACACACTTTTTCACATTATTACTGTCTTGAAGATGGTCAGACGATTGACCAGTTTGAAAGTGATTTGGCTTTGGCCGTAGATACCGCGTCGCGACTTGGCTATAAGCTTTCAAGCTTAGTGTTCCCACGTAATCAATGGAATTCAGAATATCTTTCAGTTTTAAATAAATACAATATAAAATCATTTCGCGGCAATGAATTAAACTGGATGAATTCAGCATCTGGGCAAGAGGGGCAAAGTTACTTTAAAAGAGCTGCTCGTCTATTAGATTCATATATTAATATTTCTGGTTTCAACACTCATGATATTTCTACATGTTTAGAAAATAAGCCATTTAATTTCCCGTCAAGTAGATTTTTAAGGCCATATAATAAGAAATTATCTTTTTTCGATTGTCTTAAATTGCGTCGTATAAAAAAAGCGATGACTCATGCTGCAAAAAATAATGAGTTATTTCATTTGTGGTGGCATCCCCATAATTTTGGAGCTGAAACATCGAAAAACTTAGATATGCTAAGAGAAATACTAGACCATTATCAGTATTTAAATAAAAATTTCGGCATGCGTTCTCTTAATATGGAAGAATTAAGTTTTTTGGAAAAAGCATATGATTAA
- a CDS encoding serine O-acetyltransferase, translated as MSIRYFKDDLAFSAQTNRSIILLKHALVSHTIHLTFLFRAGQSLCKIPYLGVVARIIIEYLIRVIYSSDISCRAKIGPGLSIVHGHDIVIGADVVIGRNTKIFNGVTFGNKDISQTSFGNQPTVGDGCIFCTGAKVLGPVKIGNNVIVGANSVLLQDCDDHDIVAGVPAKFIKKSKL; from the coding sequence ATGAGTATCAGATATTTTAAAGATGACTTGGCTTTTTCAGCGCAAACAAACCGCTCTATCATTTTACTAAAACATGCTCTTGTTTCTCATACAATTCATTTGACTTTTTTATTTAGAGCTGGTCAATCGCTTTGTAAGATCCCATATTTAGGTGTTGTTGCACGTATTATCATCGAATACTTAATTAGGGTTATTTATTCAAGTGATATTTCATGTAGGGCCAAGATTGGACCTGGCTTGTCTATAGTTCATGGACATGACATCGTTATTGGTGCCGATGTGGTAATAGGACGTAATACCAAAATTTTTAATGGTGTTACTTTTGGTAATAAAGATATATCTCAAACTAGTTTTGGTAATCAACCTACCGTCGGGGATGGTTGTATATTTTGTACAGGGGCGAAAGTACTTGGTCCTGTTAAAATTGGCAATAATGTAATAGTTGGTGCAAATTCTGTTCTTTTACAGGATTGCGATGATCATGACATTGTTGCTGGTGTGCCTGCAAAATTTATAAAGAAATCGAAATTATGA
- a CDS encoding glycosyltransferase family 4 protein, producing the protein MNIIHVIVGLPASGAELFLQRLSFEQRNANYHITVISLTTEGTLGEALRSRGVNVLFLGLSGVLSVPLVVYKLRKHISNIRPDIIQSWMYHADFFSSLAMFGLNKKLIWSVRCSNIPAGSYFTLALMKICSLLSYVSPARVCYVAEASKVFHQSQGYSPKKSITIANGYDFSSLVYSEKKRNSFRESLSLDKHVTVFGLVGRFHKDKGQDILLEAFSKLKADISNYKILLVGRECNNDNHQLVNLINSYGLDENVILLGEQNDISGLLSAMDIYVMGSRTEGFPNALAEAMSIGLPCIATNVGDAALLADKYAVLSEANSNSLADAILAVVKMPVEQRKMLGIHAADHVRKSFSIVEIKKLYDQLYHSLLEKK; encoded by the coding sequence ATGAATATTATACATGTTATTGTAGGTTTGCCTGCTAGCGGTGCGGAATTATTTCTACAGCGATTATCTTTTGAACAACGTAATGCAAATTACCATATCACCGTTATCAGTTTAACAACTGAAGGCACCCTTGGCGAAGCACTCAGGTCTCGTGGTGTAAACGTATTGTTCTTAGGTTTAAGCGGTGTTCTATCTGTTCCCCTAGTTGTTTACAAATTAAGAAAGCACATATCGAACATTCGGCCGGATATAATACAAAGTTGGATGTATCATGCAGATTTTTTCAGCAGCCTTGCAATGTTCGGTCTAAACAAAAAACTTATCTGGTCTGTTCGTTGCTCTAATATTCCTGCAGGAAGTTACTTTACATTAGCCCTAATGAAAATTTGCTCTCTCTTGTCCTATGTGTCTCCTGCGAGAGTTTGTTATGTTGCTGAAGCATCGAAAGTTTTTCATCAGTCTCAAGGATATTCTCCAAAAAAATCCATAACCATCGCAAATGGTTATGACTTTAGTAGTCTTGTTTATAGCGAAAAAAAGAGAAACTCTTTTAGAGAAAGTCTTTCATTAGATAAGCATGTAACAGTTTTCGGTCTTGTTGGCCGGTTTCATAAAGATAAAGGTCAAGATATTCTGTTAGAAGCTTTTTCAAAACTGAAAGCGGATATTAGTAATTACAAGATTTTACTTGTTGGTCGAGAGTGCAATAATGATAATCATCAGCTTGTTAACTTAATTAATAGTTATGGATTAGATGAAAATGTTATCCTCCTTGGCGAACAGAATGATATATCTGGTTTGTTAAGTGCAATGGATATTTATGTTATGGGTTCTCGTACTGAAGGCTTTCCAAACGCATTAGCAGAGGCAATGTCTATCGGTTTACCATGTATTGCAACGAATGTTGGAGATGCTGCATTACTTGCTGATAAATACGCGGTTTTGTCGGAAGCCAATTCTAATTCTTTAGCTGATGCTATTCTAGCAGTGGTCAAGATGCCTGTCGAACAGCGTAAAATGCTTGGTATTCATGCTGCTGACCACGTGAGAAAATCATTTTCTATAGTTGAAATCAAAAAACTTTACGATCAGCTATATCATTCTTTGTTGGAGAAAAAATAA
- the asnB gene encoding asparagine synthase (glutamine-hydrolyzing) — protein MCGFAGFFNTSNLTDHARILECMGLELFNRGPDSFGIWFNSDDRIGLVHRRLAIVDLSAAGHQPMTSDSGRYIISYNGEIYNHQELRDELESIRQYNWRGHSDTETLLAAIEQWGLKITLQKATGMFGIALWDTLNKELYLARDRFGEKPVYYGLHKDAFIFASQLNAFRAYPDFKPEINRDSITLLLRHNYIPAPYSIYSDIHKLLPATILKLDSNNNISLETYWSAKDIMSNASSTETDLPVGKQVEALENTLKKAVALQMSADVPLGAFLSGGVDSSLIVSLMQAQSNKPVKTFSIGFDDPRFNEAVFAKEVAKHLGTEHTELYLTAEDALEVIPKLAEIYDEPFSDSSQIPTFLVSKIARQYVTVSLSGDAGDELFCGYNRYLMTSKVWKRLSVLPVFLRSFLANVFTFVPVNVWNLFGKLLPSRLQLSNLGDKLHKAAAVLACRDVEQLYLGLVSHWQNPEQVVLGSKEPLTVLTDPKRKANFSDPILQMMAQDTLSYLTDDILVKVDRAAMAVSLETRVPFLDHSVLEHAWRLSLDLKLRDGKTKWCLREILYKYVPKDLIERPKMGFAVPLDAWLRGPLKVWADNLLAAERLRQEGFFDAELIDRMWQEHKSGKRNWQYQLWDILMFQSWYEKYHK, from the coding sequence GTGTGTGGTTTTGCCGGATTTTTTAATACTTCAAATTTAACAGACCATGCGCGAATTCTTGAGTGTATGGGTCTGGAGTTATTTAATCGTGGACCAGATAGTTTTGGTATTTGGTTCAATTCCGATGACCGTATTGGTCTTGTACATCGTAGGTTGGCAATTGTTGACTTGTCCGCAGCGGGTCATCAGCCAATGACTTCCGATTCTGGCCGTTACATTATCTCTTATAATGGTGAAATATATAACCATCAAGAATTACGTGATGAATTAGAAAGTATTCGCCAGTATAACTGGCGCGGTCATTCTGATACCGAGACTCTTTTGGCTGCTATTGAGCAATGGGGTTTAAAGATCACACTGCAAAAGGCTACTGGTATGTTTGGTATTGCTCTTTGGGATACTTTAAATAAAGAACTTTATCTTGCACGAGATCGATTCGGTGAAAAACCTGTATATTATGGGTTACACAAAGATGCATTTATTTTTGCTTCACAATTAAATGCCTTCAGAGCTTATCCTGATTTTAAACCGGAAATAAATCGGGATTCTATAACATTGCTCTTAAGACACAACTATATCCCAGCACCATATTCTATATATAGTGATATACATAAACTTTTGCCAGCTACCATTTTGAAACTGGATTCAAACAATAATATTTCGTTAGAAACTTACTGGTCAGCAAAAGATATAATGTCAAATGCTAGTTCTACTGAAACAGATTTACCTGTTGGAAAGCAAGTAGAAGCTTTAGAAAATACTTTGAAAAAAGCAGTTGCCTTACAAATGTCTGCTGACGTCCCTCTGGGAGCTTTTTTATCAGGAGGTGTTGATTCATCCCTTATTGTTTCTTTGATGCAAGCTCAATCAAACAAACCAGTTAAAACATTTTCAATTGGATTTGATGATCCTAGGTTTAATGAAGCAGTATTTGCCAAAGAGGTTGCTAAACACTTAGGCACTGAGCACACTGAGTTGTATTTGACAGCAGAAGATGCCCTAGAAGTTATACCTAAACTTGCTGAGATTTATGATGAACCTTTTTCGGATTCATCACAGATTCCCACTTTTCTTGTATCAAAAATTGCGCGTCAATATGTAACTGTATCTTTGTCTGGAGATGCTGGCGATGAACTATTTTGTGGTTATAACAGGTACTTGATGACTTCTAAAGTTTGGAAAAGATTATCTGTACTGCCAGTTTTTTTACGTTCTTTTTTAGCAAATGTATTCACCTTTGTCCCAGTTAATGTCTGGAATCTGTTCGGTAAATTGCTACCCTCTCGCCTACAGCTAAGTAATTTGGGTGATAAATTACATAAAGCCGCAGCTGTGCTAGCGTGCCGTGATGTTGAGCAATTATATTTGGGGTTGGTTTCTCATTGGCAAAATCCAGAGCAGGTTGTGCTTGGGAGTAAAGAACCTCTTACCGTCTTGACAGATCCTAAGCGTAAAGCCAACTTTTCTGATCCTATTTTGCAAATGATGGCGCAAGATACCTTGAGTTACTTGACAGATGATATTCTTGTGAAGGTTGATCGGGCTGCAATGGCTGTATCGCTTGAAACTCGAGTGCCTTTCTTGGATCATTCTGTATTAGAACACGCGTGGCGTTTGTCGTTAGATTTAAAGCTGAGAGATGGCAAAACAAAATGGTGCTTGCGTGAAATATTGTACAAATATGTCCCCAAAGATTTAATTGAACGCCCCAAAATGGGTTTTGCGGTACCACTTGATGCATGGTTGCGTGGGCCTTTGAAGGTTTGGGCAGACAACCTACTCGCCGCGGAGCGTTTGCGCCAAGAAGGCTTTTTTGATGCAGAGCTAATTGACCGGATGTGGCAAGAACATAAAAGTGGTAAACGTAATTGGCAATATCAGTTATGGGATATTTTAATGTTCCAGTCATGGTATGAGAAATATCATAAATGA
- the wzy gene encoding oligosaccharide repeat unit polymerase, which translates to MSLAKEYIPWLLGFIFVNIIATFIMLDSNELIGDLKGTVVSNPYILLLSLILIVITYFFLMWPFFISVFSIKIKKLKFNRDENVISLRLGFFILFMQVCFFLFNSYYGVNVAGTNNKTADTPLALIWVIIPADALFVVYYAFYRDSKFFKVNLIFWLFSNIIRGWAGVILFVIFFEWCRLVRKNALSFTKIFIAVLLVLILYPLLTIAKWVIRASGGRDFSFEVLYDAVFKNLNEQSYLDLIYFGLEHIIGRLQLTSILNEIINMKDKLQFLYQKNDFQPFWMEGLHGIFIERLFYGEKTRNLGVAFTEYANFNWIFEVGDWNINVSLPAWFFISPWFSILYLLYIFSLCFFSVFLVKLIGQTNSARDLIWLSWLVYLVPLWLGTFVALIYTLFVFLLLKCFFATKVHQNASSTLLQ; encoded by the coding sequence ATGAGTCTTGCGAAGGAATATATTCCATGGTTGCTTGGTTTTATTTTTGTAAATATAATCGCAACCTTTATTATGCTAGATAGTAATGAGTTAATCGGAGATCTAAAAGGAACCGTTGTCTCAAACCCATATATATTACTTCTGTCTTTAATTCTTATTGTTATTACATATTTTTTTCTAATGTGGCCATTTTTTATTAGTGTTTTTTCAATAAAAATTAAAAAGTTAAAATTTAATAGGGATGAAAATGTCATATCATTAAGACTGGGTTTTTTTATTCTTTTTATGCAGGTTTGCTTTTTTTTGTTTAATAGTTATTACGGGGTTAATGTTGCTGGTACAAATAATAAAACAGCTGATACGCCACTCGCACTCATCTGGGTTATAATACCTGCTGATGCTTTATTTGTTGTGTATTATGCTTTTTATCGTGACAGCAAGTTTTTCAAAGTAAATTTAATTTTCTGGTTATTCTCAAATATTATACGTGGCTGGGCTGGTGTAATATTGTTTGTTATTTTTTTTGAATGGTGTCGTTTAGTTAGAAAAAATGCATTGAGCTTCACTAAAATATTTATCGCAGTTCTGCTCGTGCTTATACTTTATCCACTGTTAACAATTGCGAAATGGGTTATAAGAGCAAGTGGAGGTAGAGATTTTTCGTTTGAAGTTCTATATGATGCTGTTTTTAAAAATTTAAATGAACAAAGTTATCTTGATTTAATTTATTTTGGGCTCGAGCATATAATAGGCAGGCTACAGCTGACCTCAATATTGAATGAAATTATAAATATGAAAGATAAACTTCAGTTTTTATATCAGAAAAATGATTTTCAACCTTTTTGGATGGAAGGTCTTCATGGTATATTTATTGAAAGGTTATTCTACGGAGAAAAAACCCGTAATCTTGGGGTTGCATTTACCGAATATGCAAATTTTAACTGGATTTTCGAGGTTGGTGATTGGAATATAAATGTTTCTTTACCGGCCTGGTTTTTTATCAGTCCATGGTTTTCTATTTTATATTTATTATACATTTTTTCCCTGTGTTTTTTTTCAGTTTTCCTTGTCAAATTAATAGGTCAAACAAACAGTGCTAGAGACCTTATCTGGCTTAGTTGGCTTGTGTATTTGGTTCCTCTATGGCTGGGAACTTTTGTTGCTCTAATTTATACACTTTTTGTTTTTTTATTGCTGAAGTGTTTTTTCGCGACTAAGGTTCATCAAAATGCTAGTAGTACATTATTGCAATAA